Proteins found in one Anoplolepis gracilipes chromosome 7, ASM4749672v1, whole genome shotgun sequence genomic segment:
- the LOC140668256 gene encoding ELAV-like protein 1 isoform X4 has product MMANGMDTVVQQNGGSTLGQTSQEESKTNLIVNYLPQSMTQDEIRSLFSSIGEVESCKLIRDKLSGQSLGYGFVNYHRPEDAEKAINTLNGLRLQNKTIKVSYARPSSEAIKGANLYVSGLPKNMAQQDLENLFSPYGRIITSRILCDNITVRQFVTGGGDNLPGLSKGVGFIRFDQRVEAERAIQELNGTIPKGSSEPITVKFANNPSNNNKAIPPLAAYLAPQATRRFGGPIHHPTGRFRYIPLSPLSRYSPLAGDLLANSMLPGNTMNGAGWCIFVYNLAPETEENVLWQLFGPFGAVQSVKVIRDLQTNKCKGFGFVTMTNYEEAVVAIQSLNGYTLGNRVLQVSFKTNKSKAA; this is encoded by the exons ATGATGGCGAACGGAATGGACACAGTCGTACAACAAAACGGAGGATCTACCCTCGGACAGACCTCGCAGGAGGAATCGAAGACGAATCTCATAGTAAATTATTTGCCGCAGAGTATGACTCAGGATGAGATTCGTTCTCTGTTCTCCAGTATAGGCGAGGTTGAGAGCTGCAAGCTAATCCGTGATAAGCTTAGCG GTCAGAGTTTGGGTTACGGTTTCGTCAACTATCACCGGCCTGAAGATGCCGAAAAGGCTATAAACACGCTCAATGGTCTTCGTTTACAGAACAAAACCATCAAG gtATCGTACGCGAGACCGAGCAGCGAGGCGATCAAAGGTGCAAATTTGTACGTTAGCGGTTTGCCGAAGAATATGGCCCAGCAGGATTTGGAGAATCTCTTCAGCCCTTACGGCAGAATTATCACATCGCGAATACTGTGCGACAACATCACCG TACGACAGTTTGTGACCGGCGGCGGAGACAATTTGCCCG GCCTGTCGAAGGGCGTCGGCTTCATAAGGTTCGATCAGCGCGTCGAGGCCGAGCGGGCGATCCAGGAGCTGAACGGCACCATACCAAAGGGCTCGTCCGAGCCAATCACCGTCAAATTCGCCAACAATCccagcaacaacaacaaggCGATACCGCCATTGGCCGCCTATCTCGCACCACAGGCCACGCGGCGTTTTGGCGGGCCGATCCACCATCCGACCGGCCGCTTCAGGTACATTCCACTGTCGCCACTATCCAG GTACAGTCCGCTGGCGGGCGACCTCCTCGCGAACTCAATGCTGCCCGGTAACACGATGAACGGCGCCGGCTGGTGCATCTTTGTGTACAACCTTGCGCCCGAGACCGAGGAGAACGTGCTCTGGCAGCTGTTCGGGCCGTTCGGCGCCGTCCAATCGGTCAAAGTCATACGTGACCTGCAAACAAACAAGTGCAAGGGCTTCGGCTTTGTGACGATGACCAATTACGAGGAAGCAGTGGTGGCCATACAGAGCCTGAACGGCTACACTCTGGGCAACCGCGTGCTCCAGGTCAGCTTCAAGACGAACAAGAGCAAGGCGGCGTAG
- the LOC140668256 gene encoding ELAV-like protein 1 isoform X1: MMANGMDTVVQQNGGSTLGQTSQEESKTNLIVNYLPQSMTQDEIRSLFSSIGEVESCKLIRDKLSGQSLGYGFVNYHRPEDAEKAINTLNGLRLQNKTIKVSYARPSSEAIKGANLYVSGLPKNMAQQDLENLFSPYGRIITSRILCDNITVRQFVTGGGDNLPGLSKGVGFIRFDQRVEAERAIQELNGTIPKGSSEPITVKFANNPSNNNKAIPPLAAYLAPQATRRFGGPIHHPTGRFRYIPLSPLSSTGKAMLAINKGLQRYSPLAGDLLANSMLPGNTMNGAGWCIFVYNLAPETEENVLWQLFGPFGAVQSVKVIRDLQTNKCKGFGFVTMTNYEEAVVAIQSLNGYTLGNRVLQVSFKTNKSKAA; encoded by the exons ATGATGGCGAACGGAATGGACACAGTCGTACAACAAAACGGAGGATCTACCCTCGGACAGACCTCGCAGGAGGAATCGAAGACGAATCTCATAGTAAATTATTTGCCGCAGAGTATGACTCAGGATGAGATTCGTTCTCTGTTCTCCAGTATAGGCGAGGTTGAGAGCTGCAAGCTAATCCGTGATAAGCTTAGCG GTCAGAGTTTGGGTTACGGTTTCGTCAACTATCACCGGCCTGAAGATGCCGAAAAGGCTATAAACACGCTCAATGGTCTTCGTTTACAGAACAAAACCATCAAG gtATCGTACGCGAGACCGAGCAGCGAGGCGATCAAAGGTGCAAATTTGTACGTTAGCGGTTTGCCGAAGAATATGGCCCAGCAGGATTTGGAGAATCTCTTCAGCCCTTACGGCAGAATTATCACATCGCGAATACTGTGCGACAACATCACCG TACGACAGTTTGTGACCGGCGGCGGAGACAATTTGCCCG GCCTGTCGAAGGGCGTCGGCTTCATAAGGTTCGATCAGCGCGTCGAGGCCGAGCGGGCGATCCAGGAGCTGAACGGCACCATACCAAAGGGCTCGTCCGAGCCAATCACCGTCAAATTCGCCAACAATCccagcaacaacaacaaggCGATACCGCCATTGGCCGCCTATCTCGCACCACAGGCCACGCGGCGTTTTGGCGGGCCGATCCACCATCCGACCGGCCGCTTCAGGTACATTCCACTGTCGCCACTATCCAG CACTGGCAAGGCCATGCTTGCCATTAACAAAGGCTTACAGAG GTACAGTCCGCTGGCGGGCGACCTCCTCGCGAACTCAATGCTGCCCGGTAACACGATGAACGGCGCCGGCTGGTGCATCTTTGTGTACAACCTTGCGCCCGAGACCGAGGAGAACGTGCTCTGGCAGCTGTTCGGGCCGTTCGGCGCCGTCCAATCGGTCAAAGTCATACGTGACCTGCAAACAAACAAGTGCAAGGGCTTCGGCTTTGTGACGATGACCAATTACGAGGAAGCAGTGGTGGCCATACAGAGCCTGAACGGCTACACTCTGGGCAACCGCGTGCTCCAGGTCAGCTTCAAGACGAACAAGAGCAAGGCGGCGTAG
- the LOC140668256 gene encoding ELAV-like protein 1 isoform X2, with product MMANGMDTVVQQNGGSTLGQTSQEESKTNLIVNYLPQSMTQDEIRSLFSSIGEVESCKLIRDKLSGQSLGYGFVNYHRPEDAEKAINTLNGLRLQNKTIKVSYARPSSEAIKGANLYVSGLPKNMAQQDLENLFSPYGRIITSRILCDNITVRQFVTGGGDNLPGLSKGVGFIRFDQRVEAERAIQELNGTIPKGSSEPITVKFANNPSNNNKAIPPLAAYLAPQATRRFGGPIHHPTGRFSTGKAMLAINKGLQRYSPLAGDLLANSMLPGNTMNGAGWCIFVYNLAPETEENVLWQLFGPFGAVQSVKVIRDLQTNKCKGFGFVTMTNYEEAVVAIQSLNGYTLGNRVLQVSFKTNKSKAA from the exons ATGATGGCGAACGGAATGGACACAGTCGTACAACAAAACGGAGGATCTACCCTCGGACAGACCTCGCAGGAGGAATCGAAGACGAATCTCATAGTAAATTATTTGCCGCAGAGTATGACTCAGGATGAGATTCGTTCTCTGTTCTCCAGTATAGGCGAGGTTGAGAGCTGCAAGCTAATCCGTGATAAGCTTAGCG GTCAGAGTTTGGGTTACGGTTTCGTCAACTATCACCGGCCTGAAGATGCCGAAAAGGCTATAAACACGCTCAATGGTCTTCGTTTACAGAACAAAACCATCAAG gtATCGTACGCGAGACCGAGCAGCGAGGCGATCAAAGGTGCAAATTTGTACGTTAGCGGTTTGCCGAAGAATATGGCCCAGCAGGATTTGGAGAATCTCTTCAGCCCTTACGGCAGAATTATCACATCGCGAATACTGTGCGACAACATCACCG TACGACAGTTTGTGACCGGCGGCGGAGACAATTTGCCCG GCCTGTCGAAGGGCGTCGGCTTCATAAGGTTCGATCAGCGCGTCGAGGCCGAGCGGGCGATCCAGGAGCTGAACGGCACCATACCAAAGGGCTCGTCCGAGCCAATCACCGTCAAATTCGCCAACAATCccagcaacaacaacaaggCGATACCGCCATTGGCCGCCTATCTCGCACCACAGGCCACGCGGCGTTTTGGCGGGCCGATCCACCATCCGACCGGCCGCTTCAG CACTGGCAAGGCCATGCTTGCCATTAACAAAGGCTTACAGAG GTACAGTCCGCTGGCGGGCGACCTCCTCGCGAACTCAATGCTGCCCGGTAACACGATGAACGGCGCCGGCTGGTGCATCTTTGTGTACAACCTTGCGCCCGAGACCGAGGAGAACGTGCTCTGGCAGCTGTTCGGGCCGTTCGGCGCCGTCCAATCGGTCAAAGTCATACGTGACCTGCAAACAAACAAGTGCAAGGGCTTCGGCTTTGTGACGATGACCAATTACGAGGAAGCAGTGGTGGCCATACAGAGCCTGAACGGCTACACTCTGGGCAACCGCGTGCTCCAGGTCAGCTTCAAGACGAACAAGAGCAAGGCGGCGTAG
- the LOC140668256 gene encoding ELAV-like protein 2 isoform X5 yields MMANGMDTVVQQNGGSTLGQTSQEESKTNLIVNYLPQSMTQDEIRSLFSSIGEVESCKLIRDKLSGQSLGYGFVNYHRPEDAEKAINTLNGLRLQNKTIKVSYARPSSEAIKGANLYVSGLPKNMAQQDLENLFSPYGRIITSRILCDNITGLSKGVGFIRFDQRVEAERAIQELNGTIPKGSSEPITVKFANNPSNNNKAIPPLAAYLAPQATRRFGGPIHHPTGRFSTGKAMLAINKGLQRYSPLAGDLLANSMLPGNTMNGAGWCIFVYNLAPETEENVLWQLFGPFGAVQSVKVIRDLQTNKCKGFGFVTMTNYEEAVVAIQSLNGYTLGNRVLQVSFKTNKSKAA; encoded by the exons ATGATGGCGAACGGAATGGACACAGTCGTACAACAAAACGGAGGATCTACCCTCGGACAGACCTCGCAGGAGGAATCGAAGACGAATCTCATAGTAAATTATTTGCCGCAGAGTATGACTCAGGATGAGATTCGTTCTCTGTTCTCCAGTATAGGCGAGGTTGAGAGCTGCAAGCTAATCCGTGATAAGCTTAGCG GTCAGAGTTTGGGTTACGGTTTCGTCAACTATCACCGGCCTGAAGATGCCGAAAAGGCTATAAACACGCTCAATGGTCTTCGTTTACAGAACAAAACCATCAAG gtATCGTACGCGAGACCGAGCAGCGAGGCGATCAAAGGTGCAAATTTGTACGTTAGCGGTTTGCCGAAGAATATGGCCCAGCAGGATTTGGAGAATCTCTTCAGCCCTTACGGCAGAATTATCACATCGCGAATACTGTGCGACAACATCACCG GCCTGTCGAAGGGCGTCGGCTTCATAAGGTTCGATCAGCGCGTCGAGGCCGAGCGGGCGATCCAGGAGCTGAACGGCACCATACCAAAGGGCTCGTCCGAGCCAATCACCGTCAAATTCGCCAACAATCccagcaacaacaacaaggCGATACCGCCATTGGCCGCCTATCTCGCACCACAGGCCACGCGGCGTTTTGGCGGGCCGATCCACCATCCGACCGGCCGCTTCAG CACTGGCAAGGCCATGCTTGCCATTAACAAAGGCTTACAGAG GTACAGTCCGCTGGCGGGCGACCTCCTCGCGAACTCAATGCTGCCCGGTAACACGATGAACGGCGCCGGCTGGTGCATCTTTGTGTACAACCTTGCGCCCGAGACCGAGGAGAACGTGCTCTGGCAGCTGTTCGGGCCGTTCGGCGCCGTCCAATCGGTCAAAGTCATACGTGACCTGCAAACAAACAAGTGCAAGGGCTTCGGCTTTGTGACGATGACCAATTACGAGGAAGCAGTGGTGGCCATACAGAGCCTGAACGGCTACACTCTGGGCAACCGCGTGCTCCAGGTCAGCTTCAAGACGAACAAGAGCAAGGCGGCGTAG
- the LOC140668256 gene encoding ELAV-like protein 3 isoform X8: MMANGMDTVVQQNGGSTLGQTSQEESKTNLIVNYLPQSMTQDEIRSLFSSIGEVESCKLIRDKLSGQSLGYGFVNYHRPEDAEKAINTLNGLRLQNKTIKVSYARPSSEAIKGANLYVSGLPKNMAQQDLENLFSPYGRIITSRILCDNITGLSKGVGFIRFDQRVEAERAIQELNGTIPKGSSEPITVKFANNPSNNNKAIPPLAAYLAPQATRRFGGPIHHPTGRFRYSPLAGDLLANSMLPGNTMNGAGWCIFVYNLAPETEENVLWQLFGPFGAVQSVKVIRDLQTNKCKGFGFVTMTNYEEAVVAIQSLNGYTLGNRVLQVSFKTNKSKAA, encoded by the exons ATGATGGCGAACGGAATGGACACAGTCGTACAACAAAACGGAGGATCTACCCTCGGACAGACCTCGCAGGAGGAATCGAAGACGAATCTCATAGTAAATTATTTGCCGCAGAGTATGACTCAGGATGAGATTCGTTCTCTGTTCTCCAGTATAGGCGAGGTTGAGAGCTGCAAGCTAATCCGTGATAAGCTTAGCG GTCAGAGTTTGGGTTACGGTTTCGTCAACTATCACCGGCCTGAAGATGCCGAAAAGGCTATAAACACGCTCAATGGTCTTCGTTTACAGAACAAAACCATCAAG gtATCGTACGCGAGACCGAGCAGCGAGGCGATCAAAGGTGCAAATTTGTACGTTAGCGGTTTGCCGAAGAATATGGCCCAGCAGGATTTGGAGAATCTCTTCAGCCCTTACGGCAGAATTATCACATCGCGAATACTGTGCGACAACATCACCG GCCTGTCGAAGGGCGTCGGCTTCATAAGGTTCGATCAGCGCGTCGAGGCCGAGCGGGCGATCCAGGAGCTGAACGGCACCATACCAAAGGGCTCGTCCGAGCCAATCACCGTCAAATTCGCCAACAATCccagcaacaacaacaaggCGATACCGCCATTGGCCGCCTATCTCGCACCACAGGCCACGCGGCGTTTTGGCGGGCCGATCCACCATCCGACCGGCCGCTTCAG GTACAGTCCGCTGGCGGGCGACCTCCTCGCGAACTCAATGCTGCCCGGTAACACGATGAACGGCGCCGGCTGGTGCATCTTTGTGTACAACCTTGCGCCCGAGACCGAGGAGAACGTGCTCTGGCAGCTGTTCGGGCCGTTCGGCGCCGTCCAATCGGTCAAAGTCATACGTGACCTGCAAACAAACAAGTGCAAGGGCTTCGGCTTTGTGACGATGACCAATTACGAGGAAGCAGTGGTGGCCATACAGAGCCTGAACGGCTACACTCTGGGCAACCGCGTGCTCCAGGTCAGCTTCAAGACGAACAAGAGCAAGGCGGCGTAG
- the LOC140668256 gene encoding ELAV-like protein 1 isoform X6, whose product MMANGMDTVVQQNGGSTLGQTSQEESKTNLIVNYLPQSMTQDEIRSLFSSIGEVESCKLIRDKLSGQSLGYGFVNYHRPEDAEKAINTLNGLRLQNKTIKVSYARPSSEAIKGANLYVSGLPKNMAQQDLENLFSPYGRIITSRILCDNITVRQFVTGGGDNLPGLSKGVGFIRFDQRVEAERAIQELNGTIPKGSSEPITVKFANNPSNNNKAIPPLAAYLAPQATRRFGGPIHHPTGRFRYSPLAGDLLANSMLPGNTMNGAGWCIFVYNLAPETEENVLWQLFGPFGAVQSVKVIRDLQTNKCKGFGFVTMTNYEEAVVAIQSLNGYTLGNRVLQVSFKTNKSKAA is encoded by the exons ATGATGGCGAACGGAATGGACACAGTCGTACAACAAAACGGAGGATCTACCCTCGGACAGACCTCGCAGGAGGAATCGAAGACGAATCTCATAGTAAATTATTTGCCGCAGAGTATGACTCAGGATGAGATTCGTTCTCTGTTCTCCAGTATAGGCGAGGTTGAGAGCTGCAAGCTAATCCGTGATAAGCTTAGCG GTCAGAGTTTGGGTTACGGTTTCGTCAACTATCACCGGCCTGAAGATGCCGAAAAGGCTATAAACACGCTCAATGGTCTTCGTTTACAGAACAAAACCATCAAG gtATCGTACGCGAGACCGAGCAGCGAGGCGATCAAAGGTGCAAATTTGTACGTTAGCGGTTTGCCGAAGAATATGGCCCAGCAGGATTTGGAGAATCTCTTCAGCCCTTACGGCAGAATTATCACATCGCGAATACTGTGCGACAACATCACCG TACGACAGTTTGTGACCGGCGGCGGAGACAATTTGCCCG GCCTGTCGAAGGGCGTCGGCTTCATAAGGTTCGATCAGCGCGTCGAGGCCGAGCGGGCGATCCAGGAGCTGAACGGCACCATACCAAAGGGCTCGTCCGAGCCAATCACCGTCAAATTCGCCAACAATCccagcaacaacaacaaggCGATACCGCCATTGGCCGCCTATCTCGCACCACAGGCCACGCGGCGTTTTGGCGGGCCGATCCACCATCCGACCGGCCGCTTCAG GTACAGTCCGCTGGCGGGCGACCTCCTCGCGAACTCAATGCTGCCCGGTAACACGATGAACGGCGCCGGCTGGTGCATCTTTGTGTACAACCTTGCGCCCGAGACCGAGGAGAACGTGCTCTGGCAGCTGTTCGGGCCGTTCGGCGCCGTCCAATCGGTCAAAGTCATACGTGACCTGCAAACAAACAAGTGCAAGGGCTTCGGCTTTGTGACGATGACCAATTACGAGGAAGCAGTGGTGGCCATACAGAGCCTGAACGGCTACACTCTGGGCAACCGCGTGCTCCAGGTCAGCTTCAAGACGAACAAGAGCAAGGCGGCGTAG
- the LOC140668256 gene encoding ELAV-like protein 3 isoform X10, with protein sequence MMANGMDTVVQQNGGSTLGQTSQEESKTNLIVNYLPQSMTQDEIRSLFSSIGEVESCKLIRDKLSGQSLGYGFVNYHRPEDAEKAINTLNGLRLQNKTIKVSYARPSSEAIKGANLYVSGLPKNMAQQDLENLFSPYGRIITSRILCDNITVRQFVTGGGDNLPGLSKGVGFIRFDQRVEAERAIQELNGTIPKGSSEPITVKFANNPSNNNKAIPPLAAYLAPQATRRFGGPIHHPTGRFSYK encoded by the exons ATGATGGCGAACGGAATGGACACAGTCGTACAACAAAACGGAGGATCTACCCTCGGACAGACCTCGCAGGAGGAATCGAAGACGAATCTCATAGTAAATTATTTGCCGCAGAGTATGACTCAGGATGAGATTCGTTCTCTGTTCTCCAGTATAGGCGAGGTTGAGAGCTGCAAGCTAATCCGTGATAAGCTTAGCG GTCAGAGTTTGGGTTACGGTTTCGTCAACTATCACCGGCCTGAAGATGCCGAAAAGGCTATAAACACGCTCAATGGTCTTCGTTTACAGAACAAAACCATCAAG gtATCGTACGCGAGACCGAGCAGCGAGGCGATCAAAGGTGCAAATTTGTACGTTAGCGGTTTGCCGAAGAATATGGCCCAGCAGGATTTGGAGAATCTCTTCAGCCCTTACGGCAGAATTATCACATCGCGAATACTGTGCGACAACATCACCG TACGACAGTTTGTGACCGGCGGCGGAGACAATTTGCCCG GCCTGTCGAAGGGCGTCGGCTTCATAAGGTTCGATCAGCGCGTCGAGGCCGAGCGGGCGATCCAGGAGCTGAACGGCACCATACCAAAGGGCTCGTCCGAGCCAATCACCGTCAAATTCGCCAACAATCccagcaacaacaacaaggCGATACCGCCATTGGCCGCCTATCTCGCACCACAGGCCACGCGGCGTTTTGGCGGGCCGATCCACCATCCGACCGGCCGCTTCAG ttacAAATAG
- the LOC140668256 gene encoding ELAV-like protein 1 isoform X3, whose product MMANGMDTVVQQNGGSTLGQTSQEESKTNLIVNYLPQSMTQDEIRSLFSSIGEVESCKLIRDKLSGQSLGYGFVNYHRPEDAEKAINTLNGLRLQNKTIKVSYARPSSEAIKGANLYVSGLPKNMAQQDLENLFSPYGRIITSRILCDNITGLSKGVGFIRFDQRVEAERAIQELNGTIPKGSSEPITVKFANNPSNNNKAIPPLAAYLAPQATRRFGGPIHHPTGRFRYIPLSPLSSTGKAMLAINKGLQRYSPLAGDLLANSMLPGNTMNGAGWCIFVYNLAPETEENVLWQLFGPFGAVQSVKVIRDLQTNKCKGFGFVTMTNYEEAVVAIQSLNGYTLGNRVLQVSFKTNKSKAA is encoded by the exons ATGATGGCGAACGGAATGGACACAGTCGTACAACAAAACGGAGGATCTACCCTCGGACAGACCTCGCAGGAGGAATCGAAGACGAATCTCATAGTAAATTATTTGCCGCAGAGTATGACTCAGGATGAGATTCGTTCTCTGTTCTCCAGTATAGGCGAGGTTGAGAGCTGCAAGCTAATCCGTGATAAGCTTAGCG GTCAGAGTTTGGGTTACGGTTTCGTCAACTATCACCGGCCTGAAGATGCCGAAAAGGCTATAAACACGCTCAATGGTCTTCGTTTACAGAACAAAACCATCAAG gtATCGTACGCGAGACCGAGCAGCGAGGCGATCAAAGGTGCAAATTTGTACGTTAGCGGTTTGCCGAAGAATATGGCCCAGCAGGATTTGGAGAATCTCTTCAGCCCTTACGGCAGAATTATCACATCGCGAATACTGTGCGACAACATCACCG GCCTGTCGAAGGGCGTCGGCTTCATAAGGTTCGATCAGCGCGTCGAGGCCGAGCGGGCGATCCAGGAGCTGAACGGCACCATACCAAAGGGCTCGTCCGAGCCAATCACCGTCAAATTCGCCAACAATCccagcaacaacaacaaggCGATACCGCCATTGGCCGCCTATCTCGCACCACAGGCCACGCGGCGTTTTGGCGGGCCGATCCACCATCCGACCGGCCGCTTCAGGTACATTCCACTGTCGCCACTATCCAG CACTGGCAAGGCCATGCTTGCCATTAACAAAGGCTTACAGAG GTACAGTCCGCTGGCGGGCGACCTCCTCGCGAACTCAATGCTGCCCGGTAACACGATGAACGGCGCCGGCTGGTGCATCTTTGTGTACAACCTTGCGCCCGAGACCGAGGAGAACGTGCTCTGGCAGCTGTTCGGGCCGTTCGGCGCCGTCCAATCGGTCAAAGTCATACGTGACCTGCAAACAAACAAGTGCAAGGGCTTCGGCTTTGTGACGATGACCAATTACGAGGAAGCAGTGGTGGCCATACAGAGCCTGAACGGCTACACTCTGGGCAACCGCGTGCTCCAGGTCAGCTTCAAGACGAACAAGAGCAAGGCGGCGTAG
- the LOC140668256 gene encoding ELAV-like protein 3 isoform X7: MMANGMDTVVQQNGGSTLGQTSQEESKTNLIVNYLPQSMTQDEIRSLFSSIGEVESCKLIRDKLSGQSLGYGFVNYHRPEDAEKAINTLNGLRLQNKTIKVSYARPSSEAIKGANLYVSGLPKNMAQQDLENLFSPYGRIITSRILCDNITGLSKGVGFIRFDQRVEAERAIQELNGTIPKGSSEPITVKFANNPSNNNKAIPPLAAYLAPQATRRFGGPIHHPTGRFRYIPLSPLSRYSPLAGDLLANSMLPGNTMNGAGWCIFVYNLAPETEENVLWQLFGPFGAVQSVKVIRDLQTNKCKGFGFVTMTNYEEAVVAIQSLNGYTLGNRVLQVSFKTNKSKAA; encoded by the exons ATGATGGCGAACGGAATGGACACAGTCGTACAACAAAACGGAGGATCTACCCTCGGACAGACCTCGCAGGAGGAATCGAAGACGAATCTCATAGTAAATTATTTGCCGCAGAGTATGACTCAGGATGAGATTCGTTCTCTGTTCTCCAGTATAGGCGAGGTTGAGAGCTGCAAGCTAATCCGTGATAAGCTTAGCG GTCAGAGTTTGGGTTACGGTTTCGTCAACTATCACCGGCCTGAAGATGCCGAAAAGGCTATAAACACGCTCAATGGTCTTCGTTTACAGAACAAAACCATCAAG gtATCGTACGCGAGACCGAGCAGCGAGGCGATCAAAGGTGCAAATTTGTACGTTAGCGGTTTGCCGAAGAATATGGCCCAGCAGGATTTGGAGAATCTCTTCAGCCCTTACGGCAGAATTATCACATCGCGAATACTGTGCGACAACATCACCG GCCTGTCGAAGGGCGTCGGCTTCATAAGGTTCGATCAGCGCGTCGAGGCCGAGCGGGCGATCCAGGAGCTGAACGGCACCATACCAAAGGGCTCGTCCGAGCCAATCACCGTCAAATTCGCCAACAATCccagcaacaacaacaaggCGATACCGCCATTGGCCGCCTATCTCGCACCACAGGCCACGCGGCGTTTTGGCGGGCCGATCCACCATCCGACCGGCCGCTTCAGGTACATTCCACTGTCGCCACTATCCAG GTACAGTCCGCTGGCGGGCGACCTCCTCGCGAACTCAATGCTGCCCGGTAACACGATGAACGGCGCCGGCTGGTGCATCTTTGTGTACAACCTTGCGCCCGAGACCGAGGAGAACGTGCTCTGGCAGCTGTTCGGGCCGTTCGGCGCCGTCCAATCGGTCAAAGTCATACGTGACCTGCAAACAAACAAGTGCAAGGGCTTCGGCTTTGTGACGATGACCAATTACGAGGAAGCAGTGGTGGCCATACAGAGCCTGAACGGCTACACTCTGGGCAACCGCGTGCTCCAGGTCAGCTTCAAGACGAACAAGAGCAAGGCGGCGTAG
- the LOC140668256 gene encoding ELAV-like protein 3 isoform X9, which yields MMANGMDTVVQQNGGSTLGQTSQEESKTNLIVNYLPQSMTQDEIRSLFSSIGEVESCKLIRDKLSGQSLGYGFVNYHRPEDAEKAINTLNGLRLQNKTIKVSYARPSSEAIKGANLYVSGLPKNMAQQDLENLFSPYGRIITSRILCDNITVRQFVTGGGDNLPGLSKGVGFIRFDQRVEAERAIQELNGTIPKGSSEPITVKFANNPSNNNKAIPPLAAYLAPQATRRFGGPIHHPTGRFRYIPLSPLSSYK from the exons ATGATGGCGAACGGAATGGACACAGTCGTACAACAAAACGGAGGATCTACCCTCGGACAGACCTCGCAGGAGGAATCGAAGACGAATCTCATAGTAAATTATTTGCCGCAGAGTATGACTCAGGATGAGATTCGTTCTCTGTTCTCCAGTATAGGCGAGGTTGAGAGCTGCAAGCTAATCCGTGATAAGCTTAGCG GTCAGAGTTTGGGTTACGGTTTCGTCAACTATCACCGGCCTGAAGATGCCGAAAAGGCTATAAACACGCTCAATGGTCTTCGTTTACAGAACAAAACCATCAAG gtATCGTACGCGAGACCGAGCAGCGAGGCGATCAAAGGTGCAAATTTGTACGTTAGCGGTTTGCCGAAGAATATGGCCCAGCAGGATTTGGAGAATCTCTTCAGCCCTTACGGCAGAATTATCACATCGCGAATACTGTGCGACAACATCACCG TACGACAGTTTGTGACCGGCGGCGGAGACAATTTGCCCG GCCTGTCGAAGGGCGTCGGCTTCATAAGGTTCGATCAGCGCGTCGAGGCCGAGCGGGCGATCCAGGAGCTGAACGGCACCATACCAAAGGGCTCGTCCGAGCCAATCACCGTCAAATTCGCCAACAATCccagcaacaacaacaaggCGATACCGCCATTGGCCGCCTATCTCGCACCACAGGCCACGCGGCGTTTTGGCGGGCCGATCCACCATCCGACCGGCCGCTTCAGGTACATTCCACTGTCGCCACTATCCAG ttacAAATAG